aaaaaacattctgttACTGAAAAAAAGTTACGTTTTTTGTGTcaatacacattttaatcaatatttttcccgatttgaacaatatcttctttcagttacagttgttaccaatatCTCATTTGTCTGCATGCTTAATATAGATGACATAacatttctataaaaaaaatatcagaaaaaacacattgcgttatttatgtctCTCAGTATATAATTGGCTACCTCATTGGacgtgcatttttttaaatataaattataaatatagatTTGTGTTGGTCATCCCATAGTAACTGAAGGCAGTTTGTGATCATTCGTAAaattcacattttaattttgtttaaagctGCTAAATACGGTATATTTATAAAGATGGATGCTGAACGTTTTAACTTCCCCGTTCATGTATgcttttcatttattatctatatgaatatttttaaGTGATTGTctatcattaaagggacattcctgagtttgctgcattgtgaaatgtttccgactaataaaatatttctacgattaaacttacatattaaatatattttagtgtttagaatatcagtgtctgtatattcaatgtgtctctagtcgtcttaatatttgtaagaagcccaaactggattttgtcttcaaataatctcgtacgtacgaaaaaactaaatgaaatttagcctagtacaaatattagaacgatcagaaacacgtttaatatacagccactaatattttatgcagacaaatatatttgatatgtaattacaagcgttaaaaagtctcctttagtcaataacatctttaaaattgcagcaaactcaggaatgtctctttaattgcAGCATTTTATACATTTCTGCGTTAAGATAATTTGTGGCGATGTATTCTAGATGAGTATTCTGCATTTGTTGTTcgtctcgtttcagccagtgctccacaactggtgtaacaaaggctgtggtatgtactatcctgtctgtgggatggtgcatataaaagatcccttgctgctaatcgaaaatagtagcccatgaagtggcaacagcgggttttctctctcaatatcttaactatatgtctgacgccatataaccgtaaataaaatgtgttgaatgcgtcgttaaataaaacatgccaTTCCTTCGTTGTTCGTATTTGCAGTACCACGGCTAAATATCATTTGGAACATGTCTTGCATTtgaataaattttttaatttgattttgatatttttcagatatttaTCTTTCAAGCCTGATGGTCCTTGGAACTGTGGTAACTATTTTTAGCATTGGGCTTTTATCACTTCACAACACGGAGGAAACCGACCACATCTCATTTGCGTTACATACGTTTACAAAGTACTTCATAGCACCTGTAGCAACTTTCAATCCCTGTCGAATAAAAAACAGGTTGCAAAAAGATCCACCCAGTGACGTCACAGTGAGAGAAAACCTGAATGTACAAAACATGATGATCCAGACTGGAGGTTCTTCAAGTTCAAGGCCGGTGTCACGGTCATTGTCCAGGCATAGCGGGTTTATCGAGGTCAAGAAGTTGTCTTACAGAGAATTCGCCGTCGTCCTCAATTCATTTCTCTTTAGGATGTCTGTGTTGGGCTTGTGCATTCTTACGTCCAGTACTCTGATATTCTTTTATGTCCATAGCTAAACAAATGAAggatatttctttcttcttgctCATTTAGAAAAACAGCCATGTAAACACAAGTGTTTCACGAACGGAtgtaatttgaagaaaaaaacaaacctttttgagggtgtttaatgttatttataaaatgtataaagtGTCTCCTTAAAATCCtccatttttgttgtttttgtcaacgaaATGCAGTTTACTACTGGAATGTATGCGGCAACTGGAACTGACTGAACGCtactcgtttcgacagtctgcgaCACCAGGGTTCATTCTGTTTTAACACGATTCCTTGCCTGTACGTCATTTTTTCGGCTGGTTTTAGTCGTTTAGTTGTTCACGTTAAGCCTCCACCTGTCTAGCAGCACTGGGAGATTGACTGACCCACTCTAATGAGAAATAGGAAGTGGGGtccactttgttttgttttatattactactatctcgtatcctccggagccGGGCCAGTCTACATCACTATACCAACCGTGACGACTAAACTATACCTTAGTCGGATATTCTCTTGTTCAGACGAATCAGGTGTCATATATAAATTGCACAGTCAACattatacgtagaataagcactccccaatgtatattatacatgtaatatacactcctcCAGTCTatagtatatgtataatatgcactcctctaaataatatgcactccccaagTCTATATTTTACGTAggctataatatttttttacgcACTcgcataattatatatatatatatatttttttatgtttgtatgacCAGTACACTTTGTAAAAGTTGGTATAAATGCATAGCACTATACCTTCCACATCTAATGACCGTCACTCTAgcggttttcttgacgggatgcaacccatctcgtctctacaagctgtgcaccttaacggccttaacgaggccacacacgtggacatatagatcgaaCTTTAAACTTATAGACCTTTGTTCAAAATGTTACGTCAAAATTGCTCTCTAtttctatattattaaatagaccAATCCTCACTTCTTTCTCTAATTTTTGGATTGTCCTTAAAAAAACAGACTGATGTTCTTCTTATCAGCGTATTTGAAATATAAAGTCATATCTGGGTCAGCCAATGAATGATTCATGAAGCcacaataattttatgtttctatttgatttaaaatataatggtTCCATCCATGAAGGTTGATTTTATATTCAACTCGTCAACTCGTGTGGGAGATTGTTCACTTATCTAAGAATGAACGTTGAATCCCACAAATTGGGGgagagacgtagctcagtggtacagcgctcgcctgatgcgcgatcgatctaggatcgattcccgtcggtggacccattgggctatttctcgttccagccagtgctccacaactggtgtaacaaaggctgtggtgtgtactatcatgtctgtgggatggtgcatataaaagatcacttgctgctaattgaaaatagtaacaaaggtcgtggtatgtactattctctctgtgggatagggcatataaaagatcccttaattgctgctaatcgaaaagagtagcccatgaattggtgacagctggtttcctctctcattatatgtgtggtccttaaccatatgtccgacgctatataaccgtaaataaaatgtgttgagtgcgtcgttaaataaaacatctccttcccacaaattgcttaagTACTAATTACGTGCAATGTGGATTTAGAtttagacgtagcacggttcaTCGTCTTGTACCTGTGTCGAGGTGTAGCGGTTAAACCATCgggaaaacatttgttttgtttaacgacaccactagagcagattgatttattaatcacgggctattgggtgtcaattaagccatcggacgtaaggctgaCAAGTAGTgtacaggcccgtaggagccGGGGAGCCTCCCACTTTTTTcaccagtttttatttcgggactttaaaatgtcttataatgctAAAACGAAAACCTGACGATAGAACAATCATAAAAATTAGCCCCCCACCTCCTACCCCCCTTCCCCTTTGAAAATCCGTCCTACGGGtctggtgtaagaccactacaccgacttctctctcactaaccaccaaaaattaaaaacttacTTTTCCTGAACTGACatcccagatagccgaggtgtgctTGGCTCTTtattggctataagcacgaaaatacctATTATATAAAATTGCGGGTGGGGGTAGAGAAAGGAGATTATCTTGTCAGAATTGAAACGTTTTGCATGGAAGCTCATTCATCAGGTcctagggctttacgtgcacattcagagcaagctgttgcaACGCACGCTGTCATTCATAATCAATAGGCCTACTTATAGTCtcgggttttttctttttttcttttctttttttctttcgtcCCATTAGCCGAGGTGTATTTATGTGCTgtgtttcgttaaacattcattcatgcattcattcatatatttacctttgtttgacacctaacaGACGGTGTGTATTTCGTGCTGGTgtgtccttaaacattcattcattctaggCCTATATTGCTATGAAATCATTTACAAAATGTGtccttttataaaattataaaatgtgtgtgtgtgtgtttgtatgtgtgtgtgttgtgtgtgtgttgtgtgcgtgtgcgtgtgtgataCTATGTAAATTGCGATGTCGAGATACGTATTGAATCGCGACCCACTCCTATCGTCATTTCCTGTCAAAAAGAATATATGACGTCAAAACTAGTCACGTGATTTACATCCATAAtttaaagcaatacatttttTCAGTGGGTTtcattaagattttttttattatcttgttTTGCCAAGAATCTGTACAGATTGGTCTGCCTTCAGGTTCAACAGATTTTAACCCAGCCcactcttttttttgtgtgtttcttttaacttttaaatctTGTCAGTGGGATAAGTTTACATTTTCCGACAGTGATGGCTTCCGATTCTGCGTTGGGTTGTAagtttaacagttttatattcaCCCACAACTCTCTTCCTTTTGGTGAATTAACAGGACCGtgccctgatcaaaatcctggaaagggggggggggggggcactacttttataaacaaatgaaacaatacaaattaaaccctgaggtgtgtatgctattttctggagtaaaaaaaaaagaagtgagattctcaggggggcaactcccccccccccatcccccttGTCCCCTTCctccggagggtacggccctgattagGCTAATTGTGGACATTAGCCTAATAGATATGAGCATAAGTATACGAGACGTTGGGGGGAGGGACTGCCTCCCCACCCCAGTGATAGAGAAAATCTTCAAATTGGGGCAAAAACGATACAGATATTCgaacaaaatgtgctaacctgagacctttttaccatgtatttccattattctatgCACAAAATTAgtgaaaatgcgtagtgattcgtttgctaCTCCAATAGAGTAGGTTAATGCTAAGACGAATATTAAATGTTGTTACCCatatttgggcaaaaacatacatgtatcaatatcaataaggggagggctggcgGTGACTAGAGCTAtacaaatgggagcccatatacctacatgtatggaCATAACAGACGGAGACAGAGTGAATATATGAATTTGTACAGCATC
Above is a genomic segment from Gigantopelta aegis isolate Gae_Host chromosome 7, Gae_host_genome, whole genome shotgun sequence containing:
- the LOC121377992 gene encoding neuronal acetylcholine receptor subunit beta-2-like; the encoded protein is MPVSVNRKFYARHGEWSFVSSSVYLHNDTDDISTFRTLMFSLTFRRRWQFYSQYLLLPIILNSILMISAFLLPIDSGERLTFSLTVLLAYVVLLTIVTNNLPPISTRTSVLHIYLSSLMVLGTVVTIFSIGLLSLHNTEETDHISFALHTFTKYFIAPVATFNPCRIKNRLQKDPPSDVTVRENLNVQNMMIQTGGSSSSRPVSRSLSRHSGFIEVKKLSYREFAVVLNSFLFRMSVLGLCILTSSTLIFFYVHS